A region of the Dyadobacter sp. CECT 9275 genome:
TCCAAGGATATCCATAGCAGTATTGTACAGATCAGACAACTGACTGCCTCCGCATAATACCAAAGGTCTCCGATCGTTTTCATCCGCAAGATAGCTCAGTTCCGAACCTATCAGCAAACCGCTCATATAAAACGAATTGGCACTTTTATCCAATTGCGAAAACAAATGATTGATTCTGACTGTGAACATTTTCTGCAGCAAGGGAGAGGAACTGCCATCCCTTACGCCCTGGATAAAAGCATCCCTATCTTCTTTTCTCCACGCCGACTGATGAAATGGTTCAACAGAGTCTTTCAGGATACTGTGTTTGGTCAGGAGCTCGTATACCTCACCTGTCATAAAGGTTTTAAAATCCACCAATACGTTATTCCTGATATAATTATGTTTGGAATGTGTTCCGGGTAAAATCACAACGGTTTCTTGTTCGGCCGGAATTTCTATTAACCCGCTGAGTCCGATCAGCTGGGTTTCCTCTCCGCGCATGACATCGGTATCCGTTTTGAGGCCCGATACCAGAATCATCTCGTGCGGGAAGTCCACGGTAGCGCTCACTCTTAGAAAATTAAGCTCCTCCGCATTCAGCGAAAAAGGTAATGATGTATAGGGGACATCAGCCATACCGATCGATGAAGAGGCCATTCCCGAGACAACCAGCGGTATTCCCTCCGGATTAAAACCCTGCTTTGAAGCCAGGGTATCGATCTGCTGCTTTAAGCATTTACAGAAAAATGCCATTCTTGATAATCCCCCCCATTCGGGCTGTTTCCACGCTATGTTGGTTTTGGCTATACCATCCTGGCTCATTAATTCTCCGACCACCCTGCCGCTGGTCACGTTGATCAACCGCAGCCGAAACGAGGTAGTACCCCAATCACAGCCTAATAGAAAATTCTCCATAGCCAGGTTATATTTAAAAATGCCATTAATCAAAACTTATCAGGGAAGGGCAAAGGCAATATAGCTTCCGCCCGGCTCGAGTCCATATCTGGTTCCACCGGCAGCAATAGCAATATATTGTTTACCATTCACCATGTAGGTAACAGGGGTAGCAAAGCCACCTGCAGGAAGTTTATACTCCCAGACAATCTTACCGGTAGCGGTGTCAAAAGCCCTCATCTTCTCATCATAGGTTGCGGCAATGAACAGCAAACCACTGGCCGTTACCACCGGCCCGCCATGGTTTTCAGTACCGGTCTGAGGTACTCCCTTTTTCATCAGTTCAGGAAACTCTCCGAAAGGAACTTTCCAGAGATATTCCCCTGTATTCAGGTCTATGGCGTTGAGTGTCCCCCAGGGGGCTTTTATGGCCGGATAATTATCCTGATCCCGGAACTGTGTATTCCCATTATTAAGGTAAGGCGGTAAATAGGGAAAATCCCCTTTCGCTGTTTTTTCAATTGTTACTCCCGAATTGTGGATATCATTGGATGCCGCTGGCCTTACCGTTTCAGTATTCATCAGATAGTTGATGAGGGCGTTGCGGTCCTCTTTTGAAATATGCTGAAAAGATGGCATTCGCCCTTTTCCAGTCTCCAGGATGGAGGCAATCTGCTCCGCTGACATTCGTTTGCCAATGTTGGTCAGGTCCGGATACGCCTGTGCCGAAGATGCTACCGTTTTTCCGTTTAACCCATGACAGGCTGTGCAATTGGTATTAAACAGCATTCCGCCTTTGGTGAGTGGTTTGCCAGAAGCGGCAGGTTCTTTACTGTCCCGCATTTTCAGCCACCAGAGCATATTATTGGCATTTACATAAAGAATACCCTGAGGATCAGCAGCATTACCTCCCCATTCTGCCCCACCACCAAAGCCATAATACAAGGTACCTTCCAGGCTTGGCGGCAAATATTTACTGCCCGAGCGGCTATTTTTAAAGCGGTCCAGCACATAGTCTTTGGCTTCGGGCGTACGGTCTGTAATGTCCGCTTCCGTCAAAACCTGATTAGAGAAAGGGGCCGGCTTGGTGGGTACCGGCTGCGTGGGCCAGGGTTTTTCTCCAGGTAATGCCGGCGTTGTCGGAACAGGTACTTCCTTTATCGGAAACAAGGGTTTGCCGGTATCCCTGTCGAATACAAATACATAACCATCCTTGGTGGTTTGTGCAACGGCATCCACCATTTTGCCTTTGTACCTGACGGTCAGCAAGGTGGGCGGACATGGGATATCCCTGTCCCAAAGATCATGATGAACAGTTTGAAAATGCCAGATCCGTTTGCCCGTTTCCGCATTCAGGGCGATAACGCAATTCGCAAAAAGATTTTGTCCGGGACGCGCACCGCCATAAAAATCGGACGAAGGAGAGCCGGTGCCAAGGAAAACAGTGCCCCGTTTTTCATCCACTACCATTCCTGCCCAGCAGTTAGCTCCGCCCAGTTTCTTGTATGAATCTTTAGCCCAGGTTTCGTAGCCATACTCCCCCGGCAAAGGTATAGTTCTGAACACCCATGCCAGCTTGCCCGACCGCACATCAAAAGCACGGATATGTCCAGGAAGCGCATCTCCTCCTTCTGACACGGAGGAACCCATGATAATCAGGTTTTTGTAAATTACACCAGGAGTAGTGGAGCGTATTGAAAAAGCATTCACATCATACCCCAGTGTTTTTTCGTCTCCCAACCCCTCATGAAGATCCACCTCACCGTTTTTCCCAAAATCCTGCACCAGCTTTCCCGTTTTGGCGTCCACCGCATACAGGGTTGGCCCCACAGAGTATAAAATCCTTTTATCCTGCCCGTCGGCCCAGTAAACTACTCCTCTCACCGGATGAAAACGTGGCCGTTTCCCCGGACTGAGCGGATCAAACTTCCATACCTCTCTGCCCGTTGCCGCATCTATTGCAAATAATTTAAGCCTTGGCGTAGTTCCGTACATGATGCCGTTAACAACTATGGGCTGGCACTGTACATCCATTCCGCGCTGTGTGGTATCCTTATTTTCCCCGGTATCAAACTGCCAGGCTACCCTGAGGTTTTTTACATTCTCCTTGTTGATCTGCGTCAGGGGTGAATACCGGTTCCCTGCGCTGTTCCCGCCGTAGGCTGGCCAGTCTGCTCCATCTCCTTCTCCTGATTTCGGTCTTTCTTTTTCAAAACGTGTGCCGCTACCCAAAAGCAATAGCATTCCTGCACACAGGTATTTCCAATACCAATGTTTCATAGCATTTTCAAAATGTAAAAGTTGAAGCTACGGTTTTGCGTAAAATTCATAGCTGATCTGCCATTTCACCTCTTCTCCCGGTTTTGCAGAAAGTTTTATATAGGGTTCAGGGCAGGAGGTTGTCGGGCACGACCAGAAAACCAGTTTTTCAATTGGCTTGTCCCCGATAATTTTCACACCTGCTCCTGTTTTTTTATTCTCTATATTGATATTGTAATCCGATGCCTGATTTCCCAGGCCCTTCACACCACTGGTGAACACATTTTCACCCTTTTCCAACGCTCTTGCATAAGTGATGGAGTTGCCGGAGGCGTTGGCAATCGTACCAAAACCCTTTCCCTCTGCTGCCACTGTAAAAGGAAATGTAGTGGTGATACCCGGCCCCGTAGGCTCCTGATCAATCATGAAAAAATTGTGATTATAGGTACTTGTCTCAATGGCCCTGGTTCCTGTATTTTTCAAACTATGCTCCAGTACAAGCTGAGGTTTATTTTTAACCAGTCGCACCGTTTTTTTGTAGAGATAACTATAACCCGCCGCATCCTTGAGCTCATGCGTAAATTCAACACGGTCCGGTTTTTTCACAACTTTCCACTTCCCCGGGTCGGTAATTTCATATTGAGCGGCAAAGAAATAGGGTTTCTCAACGGGCTTCACCAATTTACCTACGCCGATTTTCACAAATTCCTCCCCTGCTTTTGCCTCATTGTAACCCAGGGCCACAAATTCTTCAACCGGGCCCATGATGGCATCGTGCAGCTTCGGATCATATTCCGTAAACCACTGACCAAAATAACTATGCCCTTTGTATTCAAGACTATGAATTACCCCTGACCAGTCAAAACGGGTACCCCGGTAATAGCCGGTTTCATTGTCGGGCAAATATAACTTTGCCGTAATCTGACCATTGGAAATTTCCGTTCCCGGAAAACCTGTATAAAAGGCCGTCAGCACACTCAGCATAAAAAGTACTGCGCAACAAAAAACCCCTTTTTTCTTCATGATGGATGCTGGTTACGGGTTGATCTATTTTATGATCAAAAAAGACTGATACCGGTGGTTTGCTACTTACAGAAATACCAAATGCTTCGGGCCAAAGTTAGATTTGCCAGGTGGTTGTCCACCCGGCAAATCATCCCAGATCCTTAATTTAAATTCGGGTTCAGAGAAGTGTCGGAATAAGGCAGCGGAAACCAATAGTTAGCCTTCGTTATGGGCTTAATCGGCTGAAGGTCGTCGGGGCTCTTTCTTGCATTCGCCTCTTCTACTTTCTCCAGCCTGATCAGATCAAACCACCTCGTTCTTTCACAAGCGAACTCCCAGGCACGTTCCCGCACCACTTCATCTGCAAACTGTGCAGCTGAAAGTCCGTCTGCCGGAGATAACGCCTTCGTTCCAGTTGCCCAGCCCCTCAGCCGAACGGCATTCAGTGCATCATAAGCAGCCTGATCGGGCCCGCCGGTTCCACGTGCTTTTGCCTCAGCATAAATAGTAAGCACGTGTGCATAACGCATCATCACTGACGGCAGCGATATACTGGATGTAAGGATATTGCCTTTGATATACCATTTTTTGTAATAAGGATGTTTTGTCAGACTGTTCTGCCATGGAATTTTCGTAGCTCCAAGACCGAATTCGGTACGAAAAGTGGCTTCCTTTCTGGGGCCTTCGGGAAACTCCTTGAAAAAGTTCAGTTCAGCAAACATATCATCCCAGCCTCCTTCTTCACCTGGCATGGTGGTATTACCATAAGTTGCATTGGCAGTTCCGCTTCCTCCCAAAAAGCCGCCAATCTGAAAAACGGCTTCTGCGGTTCCGCTTGATGCGGGATCATTCTCAAAAACGGCAGCAAAAGTAGGCAGTAACTGAAAGCCGTAAGTTGCCCTGTTGTCTATCACTTCCTTGGCTTTTGCAGCAGCCAGATCGTATTTGTCTGCCTGTTTCAAAGGCCAGCCAGCCATGGTAAGGTAAACGTCGGCGAGGAAAGCTTTCGCCGAACCTTTATTGGGCCTGCCGGGATCACGTTTGGCATTGGGAAGATTGGTTTCTGCTATTTTCAGATCCGCCACAATGAGATTGTATATCTCCTCTGGTGTGGATTTTGTAACGGTGAGCAGTTCGTCTGAATATTCCCCGACTTTAATCAAAGGGATATTCCCCCAAAAACGGGTCAGCCAGTAATACGAAAATGCCCTGATGAAATAAGCCTCACCTACGATGATGTCAATGGTGGCCTTGGTTCCTGTGGTTTTTTCATAGTTATTGATCACGTTATTAGCGCCCTGAATGGCTTTGTAACAACCGTTATATACTGCATTGGACCGCTGATTGGTTGTAGAAACTGCAAACTGGTCAAACTCCCGCCAGTCGGCCTTGTTACTGGCCGGGTGTGTTGTCACATCATCACTGCCCAGCGTAGCTGCATTGGCAGAAGGATGGATAAAACCATAGGTCCATTGGTTGGCCAGCCCCTTGTATGCGCCGGTTAGTGCGGCTTCAAGCCCTTCCTGTGTTGACAATACATTGGGGCCGTACAGTAACCCTGTTGTATCTTCTTCAAGATAATCCGAGCAGCCTGTGACCGCTATGAACATCGCTGCAATAAGATATTTAGTGATATTTTTCATTTTCGTAAGAAATTTTGTTTTTGCTTATCTCAGTTATATTCCAGAGTTAAAATCCAATATTGATGCCTAACGTATACGTTTTGGAGTTAGGATAGGATCCCCGGTCAATACCTATGGCGGTATCAGTACCGGAACCTACGTTGCTCGATTCAGGATCAGGTCCGGAGTAGTCGGTGAACGTGAGAATGTTGGTTGCGCTTGCAAAAACACGTATGTTCACTTTATCCTTCAATGCAGAAACAGGGATATTATAGCCCAGGCTCAGGTTTTTAAGCCTGACGAAGCTTCCGTTTTCGATAAACCGGCTCGACTGGGTAAACGGCTGGTATGTTTTAGTGAATGCGGGGATATCTGACGTTTCGTTACCGGTACGATAGTAATCACGGATCTCTGTCAGCAGGAACTGACGGGCTTCTCCCGAGCCTGACATAGCGCCAGCTCTGGAATAGTTCAGTTTGTCCACGCCAAACGCTCCCTGAAAAAATACGTTCAGTACCAGGTTACCATAGGTGAACGTGTTGTTCCAGCCGCCCGTTACTTTTGGCAAGGCCCTTCCGATAATCTGGAAATCGTCGGTATTGATATTGTTATCCCCATTCAGGTCCTGGTAATGCGGGTCGCCCGGCACCCGTCCAAACTGACGCGCCAGTTCCACCTCGTCGGGCTTGAAAGTACCCAGGTATTTGAGCCCCCAGTACGATCCAAGCGGCTCACCCGGTTTCAGCATGAATTCATTGGTGATGGACATCCCTCCACCTGCGCCGGTTCCTGTTCCCAGTCTGGGAAGACCACCCAGGCTTACGACCCTGTTTTTCAATGTAGATACGTTCAGATTTGACTCCCAGGTGAACTTGCCCGTACTGATGGGTGTCCCGCCCAGTGAAAATTCAAACCCTTTGTTTTCTATTTCTCCAACATTCCGTGGTTGGGTACCTCCCCCGGCATAGTTTGGCAGCGCCACATTGAGCAGCAAATCTGTTGTTTTTTTGGAAAAATAATCGACCTCAAACCGGATCCTACCGTTCAGGAACTCTGCTTCCAGACCGGCGTCCACCTGTGTGGTGGTTTCCCATTTCAGATTTCTGTTGCCCTGGTTACCCTGGATCACACCGGTTGTGACACCTGTATTGTTAAATGCAACCTGCGTCGAACTGTAAGGAGAATAGGTAGCGTATGGGTTAATCGCCTGGCTGCCCGTCATACCCCAGCTTCCGCGCAGTTTGAGATTAGAAAAAACGTTCAGTTTTTTGATAAACTCCTCTTCTGACAATCTCCATCCCACTGCCACAGACGGAAAAATACTGTTTCTGTTTGCAGAACTGAATTTGGAGGATCCGTCGCGGCGTACAGCGGCTGTAACCAGGTATTTGTCTTTGAAAGCATAATTGACCCTTCCCAGCAAAGATAGCAATGTCCATTTCTGGAAGCCCGAAGCAACCGTGGAGGCCGAATTTCCACCAATATTATCATAACCCAGCTGAGGAAAACGTAGTCCATTCGCGGTAGCGGTAAAGTTTCTGTCTTTAAACTGTTGCGTTTCCAGAACGGCAACGGCTGTCAGGCTATGATTTCCAAACGTTTTTGTATAATTCAGTGCATTGGTATTCTGAAGTGTTACCTGGTCGGATGAGTAACGTGTAGCATTGGGGTTTCCGTTAGACAATCTTTTTCCGGTAAAGTTCTTATTCTGAGCATCCAGATAATTAATGGCATATTGCAGGTCGAGTGACAATCCCTGGATCGGAAACTGATAATTAATACCACCGATTGCATTTAAATTAGTCCTCTCAATATCATTGGATTTATCGTAGAGCTGGTCAATCGGACTTCTGGATACCGAACCTGTAGGATCGTTGAAGGTAGGCAGGCCGTCGGTACCATAAGCAGGCGTGGTGGGAGCCCATTGCAAGGCTTCCAGTATTGGCCCTCCGCCATCGGTATTGTGGTTGATCGTTTTCGCTCCCGAAAGATTAAGTCTCATCGAAAAGCGTTTGCTCAACTGGGTGTTCAGATTGGACCGTAGTACATATCTGTTGAATTTGGTATTTTCAACGATCCCTTTCTGATCCAGAAAATTTCCTGAAACCATAAATGTCGTTTTTTCATTCCCTCCGGATACTGTTGCCAGGTGCTGCTGTCCGCTTCCCGTTCTGTAAATAATATCCTGCCAGTCGGTACCGCCATTCTTTTTAAAATCGCTGATTTGTGCATCTGTAAAAGGCGGATTAGACCCTGTGGCCAATGCGCGTGCATTGACGATCTCTGCAAATTCACCCGCAGGAAGTATATCAAATGTTTTGATTACATTGGAAATACTGGCCTGTCCTTCATAAGAAACTTTGATACCCTTCGAACCCTTTTTGGTGGTGATGATAATCACCCCGTTTGCTCCCCTGCTTCCGTAGATTGACGTGGAAGAGGCATCTTTGAGTACCTGTATGGTTTCTATGTCACTAGGGTTAAGTAAGTTATAATTTGCACCTACAAAACCATCAATCACATAAAGGGGATCATTATTGCCAAGTACTGAATTGGCTCCTCTGACGCGGATCTTCGAATCACCACCGGGTGAACCATTGGACTGCGTGACCTGCACCCCCGCCGCACGCCCCTGCAATACCTGGTCAAGGCGGGTAACCGGCTGTTGAGCAAATTCCTTGGTTGATACAATAGAGAGTGCCCCGGTGACGTCCGTCTTTTTCTGGGTACCATACCCTACTACAACCACCTCGCTCAAATTCCGGGATTCCTCCGTAAGCTGCATATCGATAACTGAACGGTTATTAACTGCAACCGTTTTGCTGACATACCCTATAAAAGAAAATACCAGGGAGGCGTTTTCAGGAACGTTAATCGCATAAAGTCCATTTTCATCTGTCACTGCTCCCGTCGACGTGCCGCTTACCAGGATGTTCACACCCGGCAATACGGAATTGTTCTGATCTGTCACCTTGCCTGTTACCCGATTGCCCTGTGCGGAGACATATCCGCCGCTCAGCGCCAGGTAAACAAAAACCAGTTTTAGAATTTTTCTCATGATGCTAATTTTAATTATTGTTATGTGTTTAATATGAATAATACAATTTCATTAAGGCCATAAAATGGCCCATTTGCTTAAAAATAATAGAGGCGGGAAATTAGGTAAGTCTTACAGCTTCATGTGAGAGGAGAAAAACCGGGAGTTACCAGTCTACCACTGAGCCGTCAAAAGGGTTATAAGATTCCGGGTTTTTCCAGTCGTGTCCGATTTTATCTTTCATTTTTTCTTCGTCCAGCTCTATACCCAATCCCGGTCCGCGGGGGATTAGTACGCTGCCATCTTTTTCCAGCTTGAAAGGATTTTTGAGATATCCCTCACCCAATGACACCTGCTCCTGTACCAGGAAATTAGGTACGCTTGCTGCCAGGTGCAGGCCCACGGCCAGGGAAATTGGCCCCATAGGGTTATGCGGTGCTATGGGCACATAATACGCTTCGGCCATACCTGCAATGATCCGGCCCTCGGTAATACCTCCGGCATGACAAAGATCCGGTTGTACAATGCTGGCGGCTCCTTTTTCCAATATCTCCCGAAATCCCCACTTGGTGAATATCCGTTCGCCGGTCGCAATAGGCAAATGAGTCCCCCGCGCGATATCCACCATGGTATCCACATTCTGAGCCTGGCAGGGTTCCTCAATGAACATAGGCTGATACTGTTCAAGCTCTCTGATCAGTACCTTGGCCGTTTGAGGAGATATGGCGCCATGAAAATCAATGGCGATGTCCATGTCCGGCCCGCCGGCTTCTCTCAGTGACGCGAAGTTGTCAGACGCATATTTGATAAACTGCGGGTTTTCAACAATGTTAGCAGGATTTTTCTTAGCCACACCCGTTTTGATTACCGAGAATCCTTCGGCTTTTCTTTTCTTCATATCCTCCGCATTGGCGGCTCTGCCATATATTCTGACGCGGTCACGCGTGGGGCCGCCAAATAATTCATAAACAGGTACATTCAGCAGTTTCCCTTTGATATCCCACAGGGCATGATCAATCCCGCTGAGTGCACTGGTCAGTATAGGCCCGCCCCGGTAAAACGCATGACGGTAAATGGCCTGCCAGTGATGAACAATACTCCTGGGATCTTTACCTATTAAATAAGGTTCCACTTCCTTGATAGCCGTCTGAATGGTGAGCGCACGGCCTTCGAGCAGAGGTTCACCCAAGCCCACTACTCCAACATCCGTATGTATCTTCAGAAAAATCCAGCGTGGTTTTACGAGGAATGTTTCCAGTTTTGTGATCTTAACCTGCCCATACTCCCTGAATGGTGCGGGAATGGAGGCATACGAGCTTTTTGGTAACAGCATGGTGCCGAGACCGGCAATACCCAGCACAGACTGAATGGCGCTACGCCTTGAAACACCTGATTTTTTATCTGACAAACCCATAAATCGATCTCATTTAAAATGACTCAATATTACCATCTGCTATTTAACTGTAATTGTAAAACCCGCTCTGTTACCAATTGTGTATGGACCCATCAGGTGCTTTCAGATACGGATGCGGAAACTTCGTTTTTTCTGTAACTTCCATTACAAAAGTTGCTTTTTTAGGATCGAACTTCACTCCCAACCCAGGGCTTGGGTTCAGGTATAGTTTACCGTTTTTAAAGTGGATAAAGTCCTCGTTAAAATACGCAGGCCGCTCAGGCTCACCGCCGCCGAGCTCCATTAAACAACGCGAAGGGCTGCTCGATCCCAGCACATGCACCAGCGCCGCTGTGGACAGCGGGCCTGTAAAATGAGGGATCATGCCGGTATAATGTGTTTCACAAAGCCCGGCGATCTTCTTGAATTCGGTGATACCACCCGTATTGGGCAGGGTTACCCTTGTATAATCGATCCAGCGTTTTTCGATCATATCATTGATGTCCCACCGGTCACCAAATTGTTCCCCCACGGCAATCGGTACTTTTGTTTTGGCTCTTACCTCCTC
Encoded here:
- a CDS encoding 2-dehydro-3-deoxygalactonokinase, with product MENFLLGCDWGTTSFRLRLINVTSGRVVGELMSQDGIAKTNIAWKQPEWGGLSRMAFFCKCLKQQIDTLASKQGFNPEGIPLVVSGMASSSIGMADVPYTSLPFSLNAEELNFLRVSATVDFPHEMILVSGLKTDTDVMRGEETQLIGLSGLIEIPAEQETVVILPGTHSKHNYIRNNVLVDFKTFMTGEVYELLTKHSILKDSVEPFHQSAWRKEDRDAFIQGVRDGSSSPLLQKMFTVRINHLFSQLDKSANSFYMSGLLIGSELSYLADENDRRPLVLCGGSQLSDLYNTAMDILGLANRVLKVPSDFVHKATIAGQATIFQNKFLTSKAT
- a CDS encoding outer membrane protein assembly factor BamB family protein — protein: MKHWYWKYLCAGMLLLLGSGTRFEKERPKSGEGDGADWPAYGGNSAGNRYSPLTQINKENVKNLRVAWQFDTGENKDTTQRGMDVQCQPIVVNGIMYGTTPRLKLFAIDAATGREVWKFDPLSPGKRPRFHPVRGVVYWADGQDKRILYSVGPTLYAVDAKTGKLVQDFGKNGEVDLHEGLGDEKTLGYDVNAFSIRSTTPGVIYKNLIIMGSSVSEGGDALPGHIRAFDVRSGKLAWVFRTIPLPGEYGYETWAKDSYKKLGGANCWAGMVVDEKRGTVFLGTGSPSSDFYGGARPGQNLFANCVIALNAETGKRIWHFQTVHHDLWDRDIPCPPTLLTVRYKGKMVDAVAQTTKDGYVFVFDRDTGKPLFPIKEVPVPTTPALPGEKPWPTQPVPTKPAPFSNQVLTEADITDRTPEAKDYVLDRFKNSRSGSKYLPPSLEGTLYYGFGGGAEWGGNAADPQGILYVNANNMLWWLKMRDSKEPAASGKPLTKGGMLFNTNCTACHGLNGKTVASSAQAYPDLTNIGKRMSAEQIASILETGKGRMPSFQHISKEDRNALINYLMNTETVRPAASNDIHNSGVTIEKTAKGDFPYLPPYLNNGNTQFRDQDNYPAIKAPWGTLNAIDLNTGEYLWKVPFGEFPELMKKGVPQTGTENHGGPVVTASGLLFIAATYDEKMRAFDTATGKIVWEYKLPAGGFATPVTYMVNGKQYIAIAAGGTRYGLEPGGSYIAFALP
- a CDS encoding RagB/SusD family nutrient uptake outer membrane protein — its product is MKNITKYLIAAMFIAVTGCSDYLEEDTTGLLYGPNVLSTQEGLEAALTGAYKGLANQWTYGFIHPSANAATLGSDDVTTHPASNKADWREFDQFAVSTTNQRSNAVYNGCYKAIQGANNVINNYEKTTGTKATIDIIVGEAYFIRAFSYYWLTRFWGNIPLIKVGEYSDELLTVTKSTPEEIYNLIVADLKIAETNLPNAKRDPGRPNKGSAKAFLADVYLTMAGWPLKQADKYDLAAAKAKEVIDNRATYGFQLLPTFAAVFENDPASSGTAEAVFQIGGFLGGSGTANATYGNTTMPGEEGGWDDMFAELNFFKEFPEGPRKEATFRTEFGLGATKIPWQNSLTKHPYYKKWYIKGNILTSSISLPSVMMRYAHVLTIYAEAKARGTGGPDQAAYDALNAVRLRGWATGTKALSPADGLSAAQFADEVVRERAWEFACERTRWFDLIRLEKVEEANARKSPDDLQPIKPITKANYWFPLPYSDTSLNPNLN
- a CDS encoding SusC/RagA family TonB-linked outer membrane protein, translating into MRKILKLVFVYLALSGGYVSAQGNRVTGKVTDQNNSVLPGVNILVSGTSTGAVTDENGLYAINVPENASLVFSFIGYVSKTVAVNNRSVIDMQLTEESRNLSEVVVVGYGTQKKTDVTGALSIVSTKEFAQQPVTRLDQVLQGRAAGVQVTQSNGSPGGDSKIRVRGANSVLGNNDPLYVIDGFVGANYNLLNPSDIETIQVLKDASSTSIYGSRGANGVIIITTKKGSKGIKVSYEGQASISNVIKTFDILPAGEFAEIVNARALATGSNPPFTDAQISDFKKNGGTDWQDIIYRTGSGQQHLATVSGGNEKTTFMVSGNFLDQKGIVENTKFNRYVLRSNLNTQLSKRFSMRLNLSGAKTINHNTDGGGPILEALQWAPTTPAYGTDGLPTFNDPTGSVSRSPIDQLYDKSNDIERTNLNAIGGINYQFPIQGLSLDLQYAINYLDAQNKNFTGKRLSNGNPNATRYSSDQVTLQNTNALNYTKTFGNHSLTAVAVLETQQFKDRNFTATANGLRFPQLGYDNIGGNSASTVASGFQKWTLLSLLGRVNYAFKDKYLVTAAVRRDGSSKFSSANRNSIFPSVAVGWRLSEEEFIKKLNVFSNLKLRGSWGMTGSQAINPYATYSPYSSTQVAFNNTGVTTGVIQGNQGNRNLKWETTTQVDAGLEAEFLNGRIRFEVDYFSKKTTDLLLNVALPNYAGGGTQPRNVGEIENKGFEFSLGGTPISTGKFTWESNLNVSTLKNRVVSLGGLPRLGTGTGAGGGMSITNEFMLKPGEPLGSYWGLKYLGTFKPDEVELARQFGRVPGDPHYQDLNGDNNINTDDFQIIGRALPKVTGGWNNTFTYGNLVLNVFFQGAFGVDKLNYSRAGAMSGSGEARQFLLTEIRDYYRTGNETSDIPAFTKTYQPFTQSSRFIENGSFVRLKNLSLGYNIPVSALKDKVNIRVFASATNILTFTDYSGPDPESSNVGSGTDTAIGIDRGSYPNSKTYTLGINIGF
- the dgoD gene encoding galactonate dehydratase is translated as MGLSDKKSGVSRRSAIQSVLGIAGLGTMLLPKSSYASIPAPFREYGQVKITKLETFLVKPRWIFLKIHTDVGVVGLGEPLLEGRALTIQTAIKEVEPYLIGKDPRSIVHHWQAIYRHAFYRGGPILTSALSGIDHALWDIKGKLLNVPVYELFGGPTRDRVRIYGRAANAEDMKKRKAEGFSVIKTGVAKKNPANIVENPQFIKYASDNFASLREAGGPDMDIAIDFHGAISPQTAKVLIRELEQYQPMFIEEPCQAQNVDTMVDIARGTHLPIATGERIFTKWGFREILEKGAASIVQPDLCHAGGITEGRIIAGMAEAYYVPIAPHNPMGPISLAVGLHLAASVPNFLVQEQVSLGEGYLKNPFKLEKDGSVLIPRGPGLGIELDEEKMKDKIGHDWKNPESYNPFDGSVVDW